AGCACATCCACGCGGTCGGCTCCGGCGTCCTGCAGGGAGCGGGCGCATTCCCGCAGTGTCGCACCGGTGGTGCAGACATCGTCCACCAGCAGGATGCGGCGGCCCTGCACCAGGGGAGAAGCGGTAAAGGCGTGGCGCAGGTTGGTGCGGCGTTCCGTGGCTTTGAGCGTGGATTGGGGGGGCGTGTTTCGAATGCGCTGCAGGGCCGAATCCGCCAGAGGAACCTTGCAGATGCGGGCAATGGGCCGGGCCAGGATGCGGCTTTGGTTGAAGCCGCGACCACGCAGTCGGCGCGGATGCAGGGGGACGGGGACCACTAGTTCCGGGAGCAGCAGTTCGGGAGCGTAGGGCAGGAAACCTGCAAAAGCGCGTTGCCAGGCCGATGCCGCCAGCCGACCGAGCAAATTCGATGTCTGGATGCCGCCGTGAAATTTGAAATTAACGATCAAATCCCGCAGTGGGCCTTGGTATCGTCCATGCAGGAGAAAGCGGTTCCAGGGGGGCGGATCGGCGCGGCAGGAGCCGCAGAGCATGGGGGTATCGTGCTCAGAACTGAAAAAAACGCCGCATTGCGGGCAATGGCCCGCGCTACGGGGAGCCAGGGCCGCGTTGCAGTCCGGGCAGAGACCAAGGGCCGACACCGAGTCGGTTGGGCGGCCGCACACAGGGCAACGGACCTGCGCAAGGCCGGTCCATTGCCCCATGGCGCGCCAAAGGGAAAAGCCGGAACGCAGTCCCGGCAGGGCAGTCCCCTGTGGTGCGGCAGGCGGCTTGCCGGGGAGGTGCATGCCGGACTATCCGGCGTGGGTCTGCCAGGCTTGCTTGCCCAGGGCGCGGATGCGTTCCGCGGCCTCGGGGTGGCGTTCCATGTCCGCGATTTTTTCAAAGCCTCGGAATTCCATGGGATCCTGAAGCTCCAGATTGAAGCTTTGCAGGAAGTATTTCATGGTCAGGCGCGCCCCCTCAAAGAGCTTGTCACCTTCGGAGCGTCCCGCGAACAAGGTCATGTAGGCGGGTCGTACCGGGCGCTCCGCCACTTCGGGGTCATTTTTCATCTTGCGGGCGTAGACCCATTGGCTGCGGTCGATGAAGGTCTTGAGCCGCGAGGGAAGGTGATAGAAGTAGATGGGCGCGGCAAAGAACACGAAGGGCGCGTTCAGCATGTTTTCGAAGAGGTCCAGGGCATAGTCCTTGCCTTGCAGCGCGCAGGGGCTGGCCGGGTCTTTTTCGCAGACGCGGCAGGCCCGGCAAGGCTTGATTTCCACTTTACGCAGTAACACGGTGTCGGCTTCACCGCCGGCCTCGCGCACGCCTTCGAGAAAAAGGTTCATGGCGTTGTTGCTGTTGCCCTGTGCCCGGTGACTACATTGAAAGACGATGGGGTTGCTCATGAAAACGCTGCTCCTTGCTGATGAAATTCAGGTCGCCTTGCGGGTCAGGAGGATCCGCAGGTGGTCGCTTTCGGGAAATCGTTCATACGTCCATTCCGGCAGGATGTGCAGGGCGTTGTCGATCTGGCCGAGCTGGGCCTCGTCGATGCGCGCCTCAATGGCGCCATCCCGGGTGAAGCGGAGATACCAACCTATCTCCAGTCCCACGCCTCAACATTTGCCACGCAGGTCGAGTCGGTGCTTCACGTCCATGGTCGGATATCCTGTCTACAGTCCCGTGAAAAAGGGGTTGTGGTTTTCTTCCTCGCCCACCGTGGTCTGCTCCATATGCCCCGGATAGAGGATCGTGGCGTCGGGCAGGGTGAAGATGTTCTCGCGCACGGATTGGGCCAGGGTATCGGCGTTGCCGCCCGGAAAATCGGTACGGCCCACGGCGCGCCGGAAGATCAGGTCGCCCACGAAGGCGAGTCCGGCATCCGGGAAATAAAAGGTCAGGCTGCCCGGAGTGTGTCCGGGGGTGTGCAGTGCCTGGCATTCCTGCCCCAAAAAGGTGTGTCGTCCTGGTTCCAGCGCCTGGAAATCAAAAAGCTCCACTTTGGGGAGTCCCATGATGCCGCCCTGTCCCACTTCGGTTTGCAGCAGGTGTTCATCCGCTTGCGGAGCCAGCACGGGCGCGCCCGTTGCCTCGGCCAGCGCCTTGCAACCGTAGATGTGGTCGAAGTGCAGGTGTGTCACCAGGATGTGGGTGAGGGTGAGGTTTTTTTTTCGCAGTTTGTCCAGGATGGGCGCGGGATCACCGCCCGGATCAATGACCACGGCCTCGCCGTTGTGGCTGCAGAGGTACGTGTTGGTGCCAAGAGGTCCGAGCACCAGCGTGATTACGTTCATGAGGTGAAGTCCTCCAATACGAAGTCGGAAAGAGGTTCGCGTTGGGAGCTGCCCGTCTGGGCGGGGTGTCCCATGGCAATAATGGCCTGGAGTTCGAACGTTTCG
The Paucidesulfovibrio gracilis DSM 16080 DNA segment above includes these coding regions:
- a CDS encoding ComF family protein, whose translation is MHLPGKPPAAPQGTALPGLRSGFSLWRAMGQWTGLAQVRCPVCGRPTDSVSALGLCPDCNAALAPRSAGHCPQCGVFFSSEHDTPMLCGSCRADPPPWNRFLLHGRYQGPLRDLIVNFKFHGGIQTSNLLGRLAASAWQRAFAGFLPYAPELLLPELVVPVPLHPRRLRGRGFNQSRILARPIARICKVPLADSALQRIRNTPPQSTLKATERRTNLRHAFTASPLVQGRRILLVDDVCTTGATLRECARSLQDAGADRVDVLVVARA
- a CDS encoding flavodoxin family protein gives rise to the protein MSNPIVFQCSHRAQGNSNNAMNLFLEGVREAGGEADTVLLRKVEIKPCRACRVCEKDPASPCALQGKDYALDLFENMLNAPFVFFAAPIYFYHLPSRLKTFIDRSQWVYARKMKNDPEVAERPVRPAYMTLFAGRSEGDKLFEGARLTMKYFLQSFNLELQDPMEFRGFEKIADMERHPEAAERIRALGKQAWQTHAG
- a CDS encoding MBL fold metallo-hydrolase, producing the protein MNVITLVLGPLGTNTYLCSHNGEAVVIDPGGDPAPILDKLRKKNLTLTHILVTHLHFDHIYGCKALAEATGAPVLAPQADEHLLQTEVGQGGIMGLPKVELFDFQALEPGRHTFLGQECQALHTPGHTPGSLTFYFPDAGLAFVGDLIFRRAVGRTDFPGGNADTLAQSVRENIFTLPDATILYPGHMEQTTVGEEENHNPFFTGL